Part of the Caldibacillus debilis DSM 16016 genome, TCCCGGGAAAAGTCGTCCGCCGGGACGGCGTCCGGGTGAACAAGGACCTGAATCACGGGGATTTGCCCGATCCGATTGCCGATATTCTGCTTCGGATGCAGGAAGAAATCGAACAATTGAAAAAAGAGGTCGAAGATTTGCGGTTAGAAAGGAGCAGGGAACATGGCCATACGAATCTATAACACCTTGACGCGGAAAAAGGAAATTTTCCAGCCGGTCGAAGAAGGAAAAGTGAAGATGTACGTATGCGGTCCGACGGTTTACAATTATATTCATATCGGGAACGCCAGGCCCGCCATTGTGTTCGATACGGTGCGCCGCTATTTTCAATACCGGGGGTACCGGGTCACCTATGTTTCCAATTTCACCGATGTGGATGACCGGCTCATCAATGCGGCGAAGGAATTAAACGAAGAGGTTCCCCAATTGGCGGAGCGGTTCATCAAGGCCTATTTCTCCGATATTGAAGCCCTGAACTGCATGCATGCGGACGTCCATCCCCGGGTGACGGAAAATATGGATACGATCATCGCCTTTATTGAGGAGCTGATCGCCAAAGGTTACGCTTATGAAGCGGACGGGGACGTCTATTTCCGGACGCGGAATTTTTCCGGCTACGGCAAACTGTCCCATCAGTCCATCGAAGATTTAAGGCTCGGGGCGAGGATTGAAATCGGCGAAAAGAAACGGGATCCCCTCGATTTCGCCCTCTGGAAGAAAGCGAAACCGGGGGAAATCTACTGGGAGAGCCCCTGGGGAAAAGGCCGTCCGGGATGGCATATCGAATGCTCGGCGATGGCGAGAAAATACTTGGGGGACACGATCGATATCCACGCGGGAGGCCAGGATCTGATCTTTCCCCACCATGAGAACGAAATCGCCCAGACGGAAAGTTTGACGGGAAAACCGTTCGCCAAATATTGGATGCATAACGGTTATATCAACATCGACAACGAAAAAATGTCCAAATCTTTGGGGAACGTGATCCTTGTCCATGAAATCCTCAAAAACGTGGATCCGCAAGTCTTGCGCTTTTTCATGCTGTCCGTCCATTATCGGCATCCGATCAATTACAACGAAAAAATCCTGAACGACGCCAAAAACGGGCTGGAACGGCTCCGTACCTCCTACAACAACTTGATTCACCGGAAGAAGGCGAGCGCCGATTTGACCGGCGATGATGACAAATGGCTGAATGACATTGCCGGGTTCAAGCGGCAGTTCATCGAGGCGATGGACGATGACTTCAACACGGCCAACGGCATTTCCGTGTTCTTTGAGTTGGCCAAATCGGCAAATTTGTATTTAATGGAGAAAAACACATCGGCGAAAGTCATCGAGGCCTATTTGGCCCTGTTCGACGACTTCGCCGGCGTCCTGGGCCTTGTCCTGGAACAGGAGGAATTGCTGGATGAGGAGATCGAGCGGCTGATCGAAGAAAGGAACGAAGCGAGGAAAAGAAGGGATTTCGCGACGGCCGACCGTATCCGCGACCTGTTGAAAGAGAAAAATATCATTTTGGAAGATACACCGCAAGGCACGAGATGGAAAAGAGGGTGAACATGCGAACGTCCGAGCGCGCCGTCGACGCGAAATATTTGAATTCCTTGGCATTGGCTTACATGGGTGATGCCGTCTTTGAGATCTATGTGCGGCATCACCTTTTGCAAAAGGGCATCGTAAAACCGAACCTGCTGCAGAAAGAGGCGGTAAAATATGTTTCCGCCAAGGCCCAAAGCCAGGCCGTCCGGCAATTTCTCGAGCAGGATCTGCTGACGGAGGAGGAGCGGGACATCGTCCGGCGGGGAAGGAACGCCAAAAGCCATACGGTGCCGAAAAATGTCGATTATTATACCTACCGGCAAAGCACC contains:
- the cysS gene encoding cysteine--tRNA ligase; translated protein: MAIRIYNTLTRKKEIFQPVEEGKVKMYVCGPTVYNYIHIGNARPAIVFDTVRRYFQYRGYRVTYVSNFTDVDDRLINAAKELNEEVPQLAERFIKAYFSDIEALNCMHADVHPRVTENMDTIIAFIEELIAKGYAYEADGDVYFRTRNFSGYGKLSHQSIEDLRLGARIEIGEKKRDPLDFALWKKAKPGEIYWESPWGKGRPGWHIECSAMARKYLGDTIDIHAGGQDLIFPHHENEIAQTESLTGKPFAKYWMHNGYINIDNEKMSKSLGNVILVHEILKNVDPQVLRFFMLSVHYRHPINYNEKILNDAKNGLERLRTSYNNLIHRKKASADLTGDDDKWLNDIAGFKRQFIEAMDDDFNTANGISVFFELAKSANLYLMEKNTSAKVIEAYLALFDDFAGVLGLVLEQEELLDEEIERLIEERNEARKRRDFATADRIRDLLKEKNIILEDTPQGTRWKRG
- a CDS encoding Mini-ribonuclease 3 is translated as MRTSERAVDAKYLNSLALAYMGDAVFEIYVRHHLLQKGIVKPNLLQKEAVKYVSAKAQSQAVRQFLEQDLLTEEERDIVRRGRNAKSHTVPKNVDYYTYRQSTGFEALLGYHYLEGNFRRLEELVRRAFSIMES